In one window of Vicinamibacteria bacterium DNA:
- a CDS encoding type IV pili twitching motility protein PilT, whose protein sequence is MQTGQEKHGMQTFNQSLATLYFKKQITLQLALSMSSNPDELQDMINRGTGLTPASQQQRPLSAGGRPGVVRR, encoded by the coding sequence CCATGCAGACGGGCCAGGAAAAGCATGGCATGCAGACGTTCAACCAGAGCCTCGCCACGCTCTATTTCAAGAAGCAGATCACGCTTCAGCTCGCCCTCTCGATGTCCTCGAACCCCGACGAGCTCCAGGACATGATCAATCGCGGAACGGGTCTGACCCCGGCATCTCAGCAACAGCGGCCTCTTTCCGCTGGAGGCCGGCCGGGGGTGGTGCGGCGTTGA